The Hyalangium gracile genome segment GCCGCTCCGCTCGCGGACGGCCGCGATGCTGGCGGTGGTGTCGCGCTTCGCGGGGGTGACGTTCTTCGCCCTGGTCGTGCTCAGGGGTAACCCTGCCACGTACCTGATCTTCGCTGTGTTCGACCTGTGCTTTGGGCTTCCCCAGGCGATCCTCCTGTACCGGGCCGTGAAGCAGGAGCAGGGGAGATATCCGGCGCTACCGTGGGTGCTGCGGCCCTGGTACGTGTGGAGCGCCCTGCCGCTGCTCGTCCTGCTGCCCTGGTACGGGGCGTGGTTCTACCTCTTTCGCGAGCAGCCGGTGCGCACCGCCTCCGCGGAGGAGCACTTCAAGTACGGCTCTATCGGCACCGAGTTCGACTCGGGCATGCCGTACTGGATCTGGCTGGTGCTGCCCCGGGTCTTCCCGGAGAAGCTCCCCGCGGCTGGGGGCTATACCTCGCTGGGTATGCTCTGGGAGTATGGGCAGGAACTGCCGGTGGGCTTCACCAAACAGACGATCGGCTTTCCACGGGTGGGGCTGAACTGCGCCGCGTGCCACACCTCCAGCTATCGCAAGAGCGAGGACGAGGCCACACCCACCATCGTCACGGGAGGTGCCGGGCAGGCTTTCGATGCGCAGGGTTACCTCCGCTTCCTGTTCGCGTGCGCCTCGGACTCGCGCTTTACCGCGGACGTCCTCCTGCCGCAGATCGAGCGCGAGTACCCGCTCTCCTTCGTGGAGCGCCATTTGTACCGCTACCTGCTCATTCCCATGACGCGGAAGGCGCTGCTGAAGCAGAAGGAGAGCTATGTCTGGATGGACTCCCGCCCTGCCTGGGGACGGGGACGCGTCGATCCGTTCAATCCCGTCAAGTTTGGCACCCTTGGGCAGCCCATGGATGGGACGGTGGGCAACTCGGACATGCCGCCCTTATGGTCCCTGAAGGATCGCCCTGGGCGGGCCTACCACTGGGACGGCCTGAACCCGTCGCTGAGGGAAGTGGTGGTCAGCTCGGCCATCGGGGATGGCGCTCCTCCCAAGGTGATCAACAGGCCGGACGTCCAGGAGAACCTCAAGCGGGTGGAGGCCTTCCTCCAGCAACTGTCCTCGCCGGCCTGGCCCTTCGCCCTCGATGAGCCGCTGAAGGAGCAGGGCAGGAGCGTCTACACGGAGCACTGCGCGTCGTGCCATGGCACGGAGGGGCAGGGGACCGATCGGATCATCCCCGCTGCCGAGGTGGGCACGGACTCGCACCGGATGGAGATGTGGACCCCACAGGCGGCGCAGGCCTACAACCAGTACACCTCGGGCTATGCGTGGGCGCTGTCCTCGTTCCGCAAGGAGCCGGGATATCTCGCCGCGCCGCTGAAGGGGCTCTGGCTGCGCGCGCCCTACCTGCACAACGGCTCGGTGCCCACGCTGAAGGATCTGCTGGAGCCCGTCTCGAATAGACCCACGGCATTCTTCCGGGGCAACGACGTCTATGACCCGGAGCGCGTGGGCTTCGTCACGGACCGGCCGCGGGTGGTTCGCGGAGGAGTGGCCTTCCCGCTGTTCCGCTACGACACCGCTGTTCCGGGCAATGGCAACCAGGGGCACCTCTACGGCGTGGAGCTGCCTCCGGACGCCAAGCGAGCGCTGCTGGAGTTCCTCAAGTCCTTGTAGTGCCAGGAGCCAACCATGACCGTGAAAACCAGGAGTCATGTCCACGTGAGCCTGTCCATCTCGGGCGGAGGATCGAACTCGGCGGCGTTCGCCTGGGGCGCGCTCGAGGAGCCGAACAGGCGATATGTGGATCCCAGCGGCCAATCGGTGCTGCAGGAAGTGGACTACATCACGACCGCATCGGGGGGCGGCATCGAGCCGTCGGCATCGCTCCCGCTCGTCACCGCTCCCTGAGGGGCATGCCCGCGAGCCTGGGTTCCCGGGAGCATCTGCGGTAGGAAGCGCCTCCTGCCATGCGAATCAAGCTCCGAGTCCTGTCTCTCAGCCTGCTGGCGGTAGCGCTCACGGGTGGCTGCCGCAGCTCTTCTTCCTCCGCGCCGGCCGGTGAAGCACCGCCCACCGCTCCCGCCAGACCGCCAGTCGCTGCCGTACCGCCCTCGGTGCCCGAGGGCTTCGTCGTGCGGCCTGTGTTCGAGACGGAGCAGGGACCGCTGGCGGCGGGGACCGCCTTCTTCGTGACGATTCCGGGACAGCCGGGGCCGCTGGGGCTCACGGCGCACCACCTCTTCGGTCCGGCGGGTGGGCTCGAGCGGCAGGTGCTGGCGGGCGAGCTGGGCCGCTTCGTCAAGGCCGCGGGCTTCCGCGAGCTGGACGGCCAGGAGCTGAACCCCGCCGGGCCGATGGTGGTGCTGCCGTCAGCGGGCCATGCGCCGGACACGGACGAGGTGGACTGGTCCATGGACGTGGCGGCGTTCCGTGCCCCCGAGAGCCTTGCGCCGCGCGCGCTGCGTCTGTCGGCGAAGAATGCGGAGGTAGGGGAGGAGGTGTGGCTGGTGGCCGAGGTGCTGGGCGGCAAGACCGCGAGCCAGCGCATGCACCGGGCGCGTGTGGCGACCTCGAAGCCTCGGCTGCTGGCGTACAGCTTCGAGGACACCACGCTCGTGATGCGCGCCACGAGTGGGGCTCCGGTGGTGAACGCTCGGGGCGAGGTGGTGGGCATCCACCTCGCGGGTGGGCTGGTCGACGGCACTCTGTGGGGCCAGGCCCATCCCGTGGAGAGTGTGCGCACCCACCTCGCACAGGGGCTCTCCGCGCCCGCCCTCCAGCCGCGCTGATCCCTCGTCGAGCGCTGAGTCACCTGAAACCCTCCCCATTTCCCCACGGAGACCCAGCAGGAGTGGCCCTACGCCCGTTAGGGTTGCATCGGACCACCTCCGAGGCCTCGCACCATGCTGGATGTCCAAGGGTACACCCTGGTCGGGCCCATCCGAACCACGGGCTCCAATCAGTTGTTTCAGGCGGTGCGAGACACGGATGGCGCGCACGTCATCCTCAAGAGCCCGAATCAGCTTCGCGTCACCTCGCTGGAGCGCGAGCGCTACCGCCGGGAGTTCAGCATCCTCCAGCGGCTTCAGGGAGTTGCAGGCGTCACCCGGCCGGTGGCCTGCGAGCTGGCGCGGGAGCGCCCCGTGCTCATCCTCGAGCACCTGGAGGGCACCCCGCTGTCGGACGCCCTCGGCGAGCCCTTCTCTATCCAGCGCTTCCTGGAGCTGGCCATCGGGCTGGCCACGACGCTGGCGGAGATCCATCTGCGTGGAGTCATCCACAAGGACATCAAGCCTTCCAATGTCCTACTGACACCCACGGGTCAGCCGCGCCTCATCGACTTTGGCGCCGCCACGCTGCAGCGAGTCGAGCACGTGGAGGCGGTGCCCTCCACCCTGATCGAAGGGACGCTGGCGTACATGTCGCCGGAGCAGACCGGGCGGATGAACCGCGCGGTGGACTACCGAACGGACCTGTACTCGCTGGGGGTGACCTTCTACGAGGTGCTCACGGGGAGGAAGCCGTTCAGCGGGCGCGACGCGTTGGAGTGGTTCCACGCGCACATGGCGGTGGTGCCCCGGCCTCCCCGGGAGCTCAACGCGGCCATCCCGTCGGAGCTCTCGACGCTGGTGCTCAAGCTGCTGTCCAAGGTCGCCGAGGAGCGCTACCAGAGCGCCACCGGCCTGAAGAATGATCTGCTGCGCTGCCAGGCCAGCCTGCAACAGGGCTCCCAGGAGCCCTTCGTGCTGGGAGCGCAGGACATCCCCCTGCGCTTCCAGATCCCCCAGCGGCTCTACGGGCGCTCCGCGCAGGTGGGCACGCTGCTGCAAGCCTTAGAGCGTACCGCGTGCGGCAGGAGAGCCGAGCTGCTCCTGGTCAGTGGCTACTCGGGCATCGGCAAGTCGTCGGTGGTCCACGAGCTGCACAAGCCGGTGGTGAGGCAACGAGGCTTCTTCCTGAGCGGCAAGTTCGATCAGTTCCAGCGAGACGTGCCATACGCCACGCTGTCGCAGGCCATTCGCGGGCTCGTGCAACACCTGCTGGCGGGCACGGACGAGGAGCTGGCCGGGTGGCGCGAGCGCCTGCGGGAGGCCTGGAAGGACGAGGGGCAGGTGCTGGTGGAGCTCATCCCGCAGCTGGAGCGTGTGGCCGGCAGGCAGCCCTCCGTCCCGGAGCTGCCACCCACGGATGCCCTCAGGCGGCTGACGCGCGTGTTCCAGCAGTTCCTGGGCATCTTCGCCAATGCCGAGCACCCGCTGGTGGTGTTCCTGGATGACCTGCAGTGGGCGGACGCCGCGAGCCTGCAGCTGTTGCAGCACCTGCTGGCCCAGGACGACGCCCCGCCGGTGCTGTGGATCGGCGCCTACCGCGACAACGAGGTGGGCCCCGCGCATCCGGTGACGGCGATGGTGACGGCGGTGCGCAAGGCGGGCGCGCGGGTCACCGACATCCACCTGGCGCCGCTCAGCCTGGAGCAGACGGTGCAACTGGTGAGCGACGCGCTGCCTGGAGCGGAGCCTGGGGTGGTGGCGCCCCTGGCGGCCCAGGTCCACGAGAAGACGGACGGCAACCCCTTCTTCCTGCTCCAGCTGATGCAGGCCCTGCACCAGGACGGCCTGCTGGTGCGCACGGTCGAGGGTGGGTGGCGCTGGGACGCGGAGGGGGTGCGCGCCAAGGGCTACTCGGACAACGTGGTGGACTTCCTGGTGGGCACCCTGAGCCAGCTTCCTGCCGAGACTCAGCACCTGCTGCGGCTGGCCGCCTGCGTGGGCAACAGCTTCCCGCTCTCCCTGCTGGTCATCATCTCCAGCCTGGAGGAGCGCCAGGTGGAACAGGACCTGGAGCCCGCGCTCCAGGAGGGCCTGGTGATGCGCACCGGCCCCGAGCACTACCGCTTCCTGCACGATCGTATCCAACAGGCCTCGCATGTCCTCATCCCCGAGGCGGAGCGCGAGGCCCTCCATCTGCGCATCGGCCGGCTGCTGCTCGGCAGCCTGTCGCCTTCCGAGGTGCGCGAGCGGCTCTTCGACATCGTCAGCCAGTTCAACGTGGCGGTGGCCCTGCTCACCGATGAGCGGGAGCGTCACGCCATCGCGCGCCTGAACGCCGAGGCTGGCGCCAGGGCCAGGGCCTCCAGCGCGCATGGCTCGGCGGTGACCTACCTCACGACCGCCTTCGCGCTCATCCCGGGCGAGCCCTGGCGGACGGATCCGGAGCTGGCCTTCAAGGTGCGGCTCGAGCGGGCCAGCAGCGAGCTGATGACGGGTCACTCCGCCGAGGCGCTCCAGCTGACGGAGGAGCTCCTGTCGCACGCCAGGAGCCTCACCGAGATCGCCGACGCCTACACCGTGAAGAACGAGATCCTCCTCATCGGCGGTGACATCGACGCCGCGGCCTCATGTCTGCTGGAGTGCCTGGCGCGGCTGGGCATGCCGATGAAGCTCCGCCCCACCTGGGAGGAGGTCGTCGCCGCCCATGACGAGGTCTGGGAGCTCCTGGGGGAGCGCCCCATCCCGAGTCTCCTCGAGCTGCCGCTGATGACGGACGCGAACACCCAGGTCGTCATGAGGGTGCTGTCCCTGCTCTTCGCTCCGGCCTACTTCTCGGACAACAACCTGCTCATCCTCCACCTGTGCCGGATGGCCTCGCTCACCATCCGTTACGGCAACACCGATGCCGCGGCGCACGGCTACGGCTGGTTTGGGGTCATCACCGGCTTCTTCTTCAAGAGGCCCCAGCAGGGCTATGCCTTCGGTGTGCTCGCGCGGCAGCTCGTCGAGCGCTACGACCTGACGGCCTACCGCGCCAAGGCGCTCCTCAGCCTGGAGCTCGTCTGCTACTTCAACCGGCCCCTGGCCCAGGCGCAGGAGGCCATCCTCGAGGCTTCTCGGTACGCCCAGCAGACGGGCGACTACCAGCTGGCGTGCTACTCCGGCCTGCACAGCGTCTGGAACCGCTTCGCGATGGGGCACTCCCTGGACGAGGTGTATGAAGAGTCGGTGGCGCGGCTCGACTTCATGAGCAAGGGCGGCTTCGCGGGGCTGCAGGACGTGCTCTTCCTCATCCAGCGCTACGTGCAGCAGCTGCGCGGCCGCTCGCACTCGTTCGATACGATGAGCGGGGCTGACTTCGACGAGGCGAGCTTCGAGGCGGGGCTGACCCCGGCTCACATGCACCTGATGCAGGGGTGGTACTGGCTGAACAAGATGCAGTCGCGCTTCATGTGCGGGGCCTACGAGGAGGCGCGCGTCGCGAGCGACGAGATGGGCCGCTTCCTGTGGTGCTTCATCAGCATCATCCAGATCCAGGACTACCACCTCTATCGCTCCTTGAGCCTGGCCGCCTCCTACGAGGCAGGAAGCCCGGAGCGGCGGCAGCAGGACCTGAAGGAGCTCGAGCGGCACCACCAGCAGCTGGAGGAGTGGGCCGTGAACTGCCCGGAGACCTTCTCGTCGCCGGCGCAGCTGGTGCGCGCCGAGCGGGCCCGTCTGGGAGGCCGGCTGGAGGAGGCGATGAACGCGTACGAGGCCGCCATCCGGTCCGCCCGGCAGAACGGCTTCATCCAGAACGTGGGCCTCGCCAGCGAGCTGGCGGCCAACTTCTACCGCAAGCGCCAGGCGCCCATCATCGCGGATGCATACGCCCGCGAGGCCCGAGCCGCCTACGTGGCGTGGGGCGCCCAGGGCAAGGTCAAGCACCTGGACGCGCTGTGGCCGCACCTGGTGCCCTCGGTTGCCTCCACGAGCACGACGACCACCTCCACGGACTCGATGCAGATCGACGCGATCACGGCGGTGAAGGCGCAGCAGGCCATCTCCGGCGAGATCGTCCTGGAGCGCCTGGTGTCCACCCTCATGCGCGTCGCACTGGAGAACGCCGGGGCGCAGCGAGGCGCGCTGCTGTTGCCGCGAGGAGGCAGACTCGCGGTCGTGGCCAGCGCGGAGGCCTCCTCCCACGAGGCCACTGCGCTCTCGGAGCAGGAGGCGGCCCAGGTGCTGCCCTGGACGCTGATCGCCTATGTGCAGCGCACCCATGAGCACGTGCTGATGGGCGACGCCTCCAGGCCCCACGGCTTTCCCGCCGATCCCTACCTGGAGCGCAGTGGTGTCCGGTCCGTGCTCTGTGTGCCGATGATGCGCCAGGAGCGGTGCGCGGGAGTGATGTACCTGGAGAACAGCCTGGTCTCGGGGGCGTTCACGCCCGCGCGGCTGTCGATGATGCAGCACCTGGCCTCGCAGGCGGCCATCTCCATCGAGAACGCGGAGCTGTACGCGGAGGTTCGTCGGGCGGAGGAGGCCCTGCGCCGGGCCAACGATGAGCTGGAGCGGCGCGTGGAGGCTCGCACGCATGAGCTCAAGCAGGCGCAGGTCCAGTTGGTGGACACCGCCCGGGCGGCGGGCATGGCGGAGATCGCCTCCAACGTGCTGCACAACGTGGGCAACGTGCTCACCAGCGCCGTCATCAACCTGGAACAGATGCGCAGGGCGGTGGGGTCCTCTCACGCGGGCAAGGTGACGCAGGTCTCCGCCCTGCTCGCGCAGCACCAGTCCGACCTGGCGGACTTCCTGAGCCACGACCCCAGGGGCAGCCGCTTGACCGAATACCTCACGGCCCTGGGAGAGGTGCTCACGCGCGAGCAGGCAGTGCTGCGCGAGGATCTGGAGGCGATGGCTTCACACATCGAGCACATCCGCTCCATCGTCCAGGTGCAGCAGACGTATGCCAAGACGTCGCTGATGCTGGACGAGTGTGACTTGTCGCAGCTCATTGAAGATGCGCTGCGGCTGCAGAACGTCTCGCTGCGGCGGCATGGTGTCATGGTGAAGCTGGAGCTGACGCCCGTGCCGCTGGTGCGAGTGGACAAGCACAAGGTGCTGCAGATCCTCATCAACCTCCTGAGCAACGCGAAGCAGGCCATGGACGCGCTGCCCCAGGAGCAGCGGCACCTGAAGGTGCGGCTGAGCGTGGAGGGGACGATGGCGCGGCTCCAGGTCATCGACAGCGGCATCGGGATCATCCCCGAGGTGCGCGCCAAGCTCTTCACGCACGGCTTCACCACGCGCAAGGATGGGCATGGCTTCGGACTGCACTCCAGCGCGCTGGCGGCAAAGCTGCTCGGAGGCAAGCTCCAGATCGACAGTGACGGGCCGGGCCGGGGTGCGACCGCCACGCTCGAACTGCCACTGCAATAGGTGCGCGAACGATCGAGACTCGCGATTTCCGCGCAGATCCGTGTATCCTCATTGTTCATGAGGCATCTGCGGATTGCATTCGTGGCGGTGTTCTCCGTGACGCTGGCGCTGGGCGTGGGTTGCAGCGGGCAAAGCTCCGGCGGCGACGGTGACGGCGACGGCAACGGCAACGGCAACGGCAACGGCAACGGCAACGGCGACGGCGATGGCTGCAAGGTCCAGGCGCTGGTTCAGGAGCGCTGCGTGAGCTGCCACGCGGCGAGCCCGATCAACGGCGCGCCGATCTCCCTCGCATCGCTGGACTTCCTTCGCCTCCAGTCCCAGAAAGAGCCGTCGCAGTCGGTCGCCCAGCGCTGCGTCGAGCGGATGAAGAGCACCGACAGCCCGATGCCTCCCGCGGGCGGGGCCCCGGCCACCGCGGACGAGATCGCGGTGCTCTCCTCGTGGATCGAGGCGGGCATGCCCGCCTGCGCCGACGGCGGCGAGGTGCCGCGCAGCCCGCCGAACCTGCTCCCGCAGAACGAGCTGTTCACCTGCAAGGACGCGGTCTCCGACGCGCCGACGCGCATCCGCCGCATGAACCGCTGGCAGTGGACACGCAACGTGGGCGGCTCGGTCACCCGCGGCTGGACCGGCTTCACCTTCTTCGACAACCCGTTCGACCCGGGCGCGGGCGAGGCCTACAGCACCTACGCCACCGACGCGACGCTCGACGAGGCGACGATCGAGCTGTTCCTCCCGGTGCTCAACGAGGCAGGCCCACCGTGGGCGGGGCCGTACACCGGCGACAATCGGCTCGAGCGCCTGCGGCTCGACACGACGCTCCGCTGCATGCGGCAAGACGATCGCCCCACCGCCGCGTGCGTTCGGCACTACCTGCACGAGTTCCTGCTTCACGGAGTCCTCTTCCGCGAGCCGAGCGATGGCGAGCTGAACCGGCTGCAGCAGTTCGCGACCACGATCCTCGCCGCCGAGCCGCCCTCGTCCGGCGGAACCGACACCCGTACCCACTCGATCAACCGCATCTCCAACGCGGCGTGGATGACCGCCGGTGCGCTGTTCCGCACCGAGAGCGGCGATCCGACCGCCACCGGCCGCACCCAGCTCACCGCCTGGGAGCTCGGTCAGCAGCTCGCGTACGCCGTCGGAAGCCGCGCCCCCGGAGCAACGCCGACCTGGGTCTACCCCGATTTCTCCGCGCCCCTCGAAGGCCACCTCGCGGACATCGCGGCGGCCGCCGCCAATGGCACCGTCCGCGACCCGGTGACGGCCGAGGCCCTCTTCCTCAAGAACGTGGGCGGAACCGATCCGAGCCGGTTCGATCTGATTCAGGACTACAACGAGGACGAGCGCGCGGCGCGCGGGCAGTACTGGCTGGGCGACGGCGCGACCGGGTTCTTCCGCGAGTGGCTCGGCTACTCGAAGATCCCCGAGATCTTCAAGGAGCGCCCCGAGGCGCTCTCCGCGTTCGACGACGGCGACCCGAGCGGCTACCGCTCGCAGCTCTCCTCCTATTCGAACCTGATGGACGGCTACTACGGCGACGAGCCGACGCTGGTGCAGCAGATGGAGGACCTCGTCGCGCGGGTGGTGGTCGAGGACAAGGACGTGCTGAAGAACCTCCTCACCACGCGCCGGTACTACCTGGCCTCGACCACCCAGCCGACGCCGGCCCCGAACGCGACGCGGTACACCGGACAGATCTACAACGTCACCCAGCCGGTCGACACGGCTCGCTGGGTGACGCTGCCCACCAACCAGCGCGCTGGCGTGCTCACCCACCCGGCGTGGCTCGGCTCGCACGGCGGAAACTTCGAGGACGATCCGTCGATCGTGCACCGCGGCAAGTGGGTCCGAGAGAACCTGCTCTGCGGCTACATCCCGCCGCTGAGCTCGGTGCGGGTGATGGCGAAGGTGGGACCGCACGCCCCGAACAAGAGCGCTCGCGTGCGGCTCGACGAAGCGACCAACAAGGCCGAGTGCCAGGGCTGCCACTCGCTGATGAACCCGCTCGGGTACCCGTTCGAGATCTACAACCACGCTGGCTACCTGCGCGCGCATGACCACGCCGCGGATGGCTCGCTCGGCCCCCCGAATGGCTCGTCAACGCTGAGCGGTCTGCCCGACCCGGAGCTGAACGGCCCGGTGCGCGACGCCGTCGAGTTCTCGGAGAAGCTCGCGAAGTCGCCGTGGGTGAAGCGCTGCTTCATCCGCCAGGCGTTCCGTTACTACATGGGTCGCGACGAGAACCTCACCGATGCGTGCACGCTCGCGAAGATGGAGCAGGCCTACGACTCGACTGGAGGCTCGTTCACCAGGATGGTGGGCGCGCTGATCAAGAGCGACACCTGGACCAGCCGCCGCATTCCCGGAGCGGGAGAATGACCATGCTCAACCGACGAACGATTCTGAAGACGGCGGCCGGAATGGCGCTGTTCGGTCCCCTGCTGAGTGAGGCCGCGGCCCCGGCGGGACTGCCCCGGCGGCTGGTGATCGTGCTCG includes the following:
- a CDS encoding DUF1588 domain-containing protein — translated: MAVFSVTLALGVGCSGQSSGGDGDGDGNGNGNGNGNGNGDGDGCKVQALVQERCVSCHAASPINGAPISLASLDFLRLQSQKEPSQSVAQRCVERMKSTDSPMPPAGGAPATADEIAVLSSWIEAGMPACADGGEVPRSPPNLLPQNELFTCKDAVSDAPTRIRRMNRWQWTRNVGGSVTRGWTGFTFFDNPFDPGAGEAYSTYATDATLDEATIELFLPVLNEAGPPWAGPYTGDNRLERLRLDTTLRCMRQDDRPTAACVRHYLHEFLLHGVLFREPSDGELNRLQQFATTILAAEPPSSGGTDTRTHSINRISNAAWMTAGALFRTESGDPTATGRTQLTAWELGQQLAYAVGSRAPGATPTWVYPDFSAPLEGHLADIAAAAANGTVRDPVTAEALFLKNVGGTDPSRFDLIQDYNEDERAARGQYWLGDGATGFFREWLGYSKIPEIFKERPEALSAFDDGDPSGYRSQLSSYSNLMDGYYGDEPTLVQQMEDLVARVVVEDKDVLKNLLTTRRYYLASTTQPTPAPNATRYTGQIYNVTQPVDTARWVTLPTNQRAGVLTHPAWLGSHGGNFEDDPSIVHRGKWVRENLLCGYIPPLSSVRVMAKVGPHAPNKSARVRLDEATNKAECQGCHSLMNPLGYPFEIYNHAGYLRAHDHAADGSLGPPNGSSTLSGLPDPELNGPVRDAVEFSEKLAKSPWVKRCFIRQAFRYYMGRDENLTDACTLAKMEQAYDSTGGSFTRMVGALIKSDTWTSRRIPGAGE
- a CDS encoding trifunctional serine/threonine-protein kinase/ATP-binding protein/sensor histidine kinase, whose amino-acid sequence is MLDVQGYTLVGPIRTTGSNQLFQAVRDTDGAHVILKSPNQLRVTSLERERYRREFSILQRLQGVAGVTRPVACELARERPVLILEHLEGTPLSDALGEPFSIQRFLELAIGLATTLAEIHLRGVIHKDIKPSNVLLTPTGQPRLIDFGAATLQRVEHVEAVPSTLIEGTLAYMSPEQTGRMNRAVDYRTDLYSLGVTFYEVLTGRKPFSGRDALEWFHAHMAVVPRPPRELNAAIPSELSTLVLKLLSKVAEERYQSATGLKNDLLRCQASLQQGSQEPFVLGAQDIPLRFQIPQRLYGRSAQVGTLLQALERTACGRRAELLLVSGYSGIGKSSVVHELHKPVVRQRGFFLSGKFDQFQRDVPYATLSQAIRGLVQHLLAGTDEELAGWRERLREAWKDEGQVLVELIPQLERVAGRQPSVPELPPTDALRRLTRVFQQFLGIFANAEHPLVVFLDDLQWADAASLQLLQHLLAQDDAPPVLWIGAYRDNEVGPAHPVTAMVTAVRKAGARVTDIHLAPLSLEQTVQLVSDALPGAEPGVVAPLAAQVHEKTDGNPFFLLQLMQALHQDGLLVRTVEGGWRWDAEGVRAKGYSDNVVDFLVGTLSQLPAETQHLLRLAACVGNSFPLSLLVIISSLEERQVEQDLEPALQEGLVMRTGPEHYRFLHDRIQQASHVLIPEAEREALHLRIGRLLLGSLSPSEVRERLFDIVSQFNVAVALLTDERERHAIARLNAEAGARARASSAHGSAVTYLTTAFALIPGEPWRTDPELAFKVRLERASSELMTGHSAEALQLTEELLSHARSLTEIADAYTVKNEILLIGGDIDAAASCLLECLARLGMPMKLRPTWEEVVAAHDEVWELLGERPIPSLLELPLMTDANTQVVMRVLSLLFAPAYFSDNNLLILHLCRMASLTIRYGNTDAAAHGYGWFGVITGFFFKRPQQGYAFGVLARQLVERYDLTAYRAKALLSLELVCYFNRPLAQAQEAILEASRYAQQTGDYQLACYSGLHSVWNRFAMGHSLDEVYEESVARLDFMSKGGFAGLQDVLFLIQRYVQQLRGRSHSFDTMSGADFDEASFEAGLTPAHMHLMQGWYWLNKMQSRFMCGAYEEARVASDEMGRFLWCFISIIQIQDYHLYRSLSLAASYEAGSPERRQQDLKELERHHQQLEEWAVNCPETFSSPAQLVRAERARLGGRLEEAMNAYEAAIRSARQNGFIQNVGLASELAANFYRKRQAPIIADAYAREARAAYVAWGAQGKVKHLDALWPHLVPSVASTSTTTTSTDSMQIDAITAVKAQQAISGEIVLERLVSTLMRVALENAGAQRGALLLPRGGRLAVVASAEASSHEATALSEQEAAQVLPWTLIAYVQRTHEHVLMGDASRPHGFPADPYLERSGVRSVLCVPMMRQERCAGVMYLENSLVSGAFTPARLSMMQHLASQAAISIENAELYAEVRRAEEALRRANDELERRVEARTHELKQAQVQLVDTARAAGMAEIASNVLHNVGNVLTSAVINLEQMRRAVGSSHAGKVTQVSALLAQHQSDLADFLSHDPRGSRLTEYLTALGEVLTREQAVLREDLEAMASHIEHIRSIVQVQQTYAKTSLMLDECDLSQLIEDALRLQNVSLRRHGVMVKLELTPVPLVRVDKHKVLQILINLLSNAKQAMDALPQEQRHLKVRLSVEGTMARLQVIDSGIGIIPEVRAKLFTHGFTTRKDGHGFGLHSSALAAKLLGGKLQIDSDGPGRGATATLELPLQ
- a CDS encoding c-type cytochrome, whose product is MNTENTFSRWFGRVMWAGIAANLVIAVIALFHPAWLISKLGLPAASPPVWPRLVAFLLILLSAFYVPATQPLRSRTAAMLAVVSRFAGVTFFALVVLRGNPATYLIFAVFDLCFGLPQAILLYRAVKQEQGRYPALPWVLRPWYVWSALPLLVLLPWYGAWFYLFREQPVRTASAEEHFKYGSIGTEFDSGMPYWIWLVLPRVFPEKLPAAGGYTSLGMLWEYGQELPVGFTKQTIGFPRVGLNCAACHTSSYRKSEDEATPTIVTGGAGQAFDAQGYLRFLFACASDSRFTADVLLPQIEREYPLSFVERHLYRYLLIPMTRKALLKQKESYVWMDSRPAWGRGRVDPFNPVKFGTLGQPMDGTVGNSDMPPLWSLKDRPGRAYHWDGLNPSLREVVVSSAIGDGAPPKVINRPDVQENLKRVEAFLQQLSSPAWPFALDEPLKEQGRSVYTEHCASCHGTEGQGTDRIIPAAEVGTDSHRMEMWTPQAAQAYNQYTSGYAWALSSFRKEPGYLAAPLKGLWLRAPYLHNGSVPTLKDLLEPVSNRPTAFFRGNDVYDPERVGFVTDRPRVVRGGVAFPLFRYDTAVPGNGNQGHLYGVELPPDAKRALLEFLKSL
- a CDS encoding trypsin-like peptidase domain-containing protein, which produces MRIKLRVLSLSLLAVALTGGCRSSSSSAPAGEAPPTAPARPPVAAVPPSVPEGFVVRPVFETEQGPLAAGTAFFVTIPGQPGPLGLTAHHLFGPAGGLERQVLAGELGRFVKAAGFRELDGQELNPAGPMVVLPSAGHAPDTDEVDWSMDVAAFRAPESLAPRALRLSAKNAEVGEEVWLVAEVLGGKTASQRMHRARVATSKPRLLAYSFEDTTLVMRATSGAPVVNARGEVVGIHLAGGLVDGTLWGQAHPVESVRTHLAQGLSAPALQPR